One genomic segment of Fervidobacterium pennivorans includes these proteins:
- the metK gene encoding methionine adenosyltransferase, protein MRRLFTSESVTEGHPDKMADQISDAILDAIIAEDPKARVAVETLLTTGVAIVAGEVTTRAYVDVQDIVRKTVLEIGYTRAKYGFDGETCAVLSSIHSQSPDIALGVDEAAEYKEGQKAEDEFEKIGAGDQGMMFGYATNETEELMPLPIMLAHKLAMKLAEVRKNGTVPFLRPDGKTQVTIEYDENDKPIRVDTVLISTQHEPDVTIPEIKEALVKYVIDPVIPENLRDEKMRILVNPTGRFVLGGPSADTGLTGRKIIVDTYGGAIPHGGGAFSGKDPTKVDRSAHYFARYVAKNIVAAGLADRFMIQVAYAIGVARPVSIMINTFGTAKVDEEKLLKVITELFDFRPGAIIKKLDLLRPIYKKTAAYGHFGRNDPDFTWEKTDMVKELRAAFNL, encoded by the coding sequence ATGAGAAGGTTGTTCACGAGTGAAAGTGTTACGGAAGGACACCCAGATAAGATGGCAGATCAGATTAGTGATGCCATCTTAGATGCGATTATTGCAGAAGACCCAAAAGCCCGTGTTGCTGTTGAAACGTTGCTCACAACAGGTGTTGCTATTGTTGCAGGTGAAGTAACGACAAGGGCGTACGTTGATGTCCAAGATATTGTAAGAAAGACGGTTCTTGAAATTGGTTACACAAGAGCAAAGTACGGTTTTGATGGTGAAACTTGTGCGGTTCTTTCTTCTATACACAGCCAGTCACCAGATATTGCACTTGGTGTTGACGAAGCAGCAGAGTACAAAGAAGGTCAAAAAGCAGAAGATGAGTTTGAAAAAATCGGAGCCGGTGACCAGGGAATGATGTTTGGATACGCAACAAACGAAACAGAAGAGCTTATGCCTCTTCCAATAATGCTTGCACACAAACTTGCCATGAAACTTGCGGAAGTTAGAAAGAACGGAACAGTACCTTTCTTGAGACCAGATGGTAAAACGCAAGTTACCATCGAATACGACGAAAATGATAAACCGATAAGAGTTGACACAGTTTTGATTTCTACACAGCACGAACCAGATGTTACAATTCCAGAAATTAAAGAAGCGCTTGTGAAATATGTAATTGATCCAGTCATTCCTGAAAACTTAAGAGATGAGAAGATGAGAATTCTCGTAAACCCTACGGGTCGTTTTGTCCTTGGTGGTCCTTCTGCGGATACTGGACTTACGGGAAGAAAAATTATAGTTGACACATACGGTGGAGCTATACCCCATGGTGGTGGCGCGTTCAGTGGTAAGGACCCAACAAAAGTCGATAGGTCAGCACATTACTTTGCAAGGTACGTTGCCAAGAACATTGTTGCAGCAGGTTTGGCAGACAGATTTATGATTCAGGTTGCTTACGCTATCGGAGTTGCAAGACCGGTATCTATAATGATAAATACCTTCGGAACGGCAAAAGTTGACGAAGAAAAACTGTTGAAAGTAATAACAGAACTATTTGACTTCAGACCTGGAGCTATTATCAAGAAGCTTGATCTTCTTAGACCAATTTACAAAAAGACAGCGGCATATGGTCACTTCGGTAGGAACGACCCTGATTTCACATGGGAAAAGACCGACATGGTTAAAGAATTAAGAGCTGCGTTCAATTTGTAA
- a CDS encoding M23 family metallopeptidase, translating to MEVLEVRHPLNRFKFILFVSFFFIAFVPSLLVALYQLPVDSSYITAAFLEFRATGKVPHFHSGIDFSTFLKEGIPIKAVDNGFVRRLEIDLDNIYGNTVVLEHTDGYRTLYAHLSQFAEKYEKLANMLREEFGSRRIVVEFLSDDWKVSAGEVIGYSGKTGEAAQPHCHFEVRDKEEKNIYDPLDFIDKSLLKPVQMRIILKSLIIDGKEYPYSENATYEFSGTYPKIAAEAYTELAKNLLGIKEIKVYFSGDLVYHIILDRLPMEYWEKPYSLYDEHTVMTSLIYKGYYKLYSDELLPYVKVNRVKEYNMSSYKVVLEIGDAFGNVGKFSFNVQRR from the coding sequence ATGGAGGTATTAGAAGTTAGACATCCCTTAAACCGCTTTAAATTTATTTTGTTTGTCAGCTTCTTTTTCATAGCTTTTGTACCATCTTTACTCGTAGCTTTGTATCAACTACCCGTAGATAGTTCGTATATTACCGCTGCATTCTTGGAGTTCCGAGCCACTGGAAAGGTTCCACATTTCCATTCGGGAATAGACTTTAGCACTTTTCTAAAAGAAGGAATTCCTATTAAAGCTGTTGATAATGGTTTTGTAAGAAGATTGGAGATAGATTTGGATAACATATATGGTAACACTGTAGTTTTGGAGCACACAGATGGGTACAGGACGTTGTACGCTCACCTTTCGCAGTTTGCAGAGAAATATGAAAAATTGGCAAATATGTTGAGAGAAGAGTTCGGGTCTAGAAGAATTGTTGTTGAGTTTTTATCAGACGATTGGAAAGTTTCTGCAGGTGAGGTAATAGGTTATTCTGGGAAGACCGGTGAAGCCGCACAACCACATTGTCATTTCGAGGTTCGAGACAAAGAGGAAAAGAACATCTATGACCCCTTGGATTTTATTGACAAAAGTTTGTTGAAACCCGTACAAATGAGGATTATTTTGAAGAGTTTGATAATAGATGGTAAAGAATACCCGTATTCCGAAAATGCTACATACGAGTTTTCCGGAACATATCCAAAAATAGCTGCTGAAGCATACACAGAATTAGCAAAAAATTTACTTGGAATTAAAGAAATAAAAGTGTACTTTTCAGGTGACTTGGTGTATCATATAATACTTGACAGGTTACCTATGGAATATTGGGAGAAACCTTATTCTCTGTATGACGAACACACTGTAATGACATCACTTATTTATAAAGGATATTACAAGTTATATAGTGATGAGTTGCTCCCTTACGTCAAGGTGAACAGAGTAAAAGAGTATAACATGAGCTCCTACAAAGTAGTGCTCGAAATAGGTGATGCTTTTGGAAATGTTGGAAAGTTTTCTTTCAACGTTCAAAGAAGGTGA
- the guaB gene encoding IMP dehydrogenase, whose amino-acid sequence MEKKKSVAKRSSKDNELESKFFFKEALTFDDVLLVPQYSEVLPSDTDVSTRLTRLIRLNIPLVSAAMDTVTESELAKALAREGGIGIIHKNLSIKEQAHQVEVVKRTENGVIENPVVIHPEDTVFNALKLMAEYKIGGFPVVDDEGHLVGLLTNRDVRFEKDIKKKVKELMTPRQKLIVAKPGISLEKAKEILHENRIEKLPLVDENNKLLGLITIKDVLSVIEHPNAARDQKGRLLVGAAVGTGKDTFERVEALVKAGVDVIVVDTAHGHSKKVIETVKAIKKAYPELQVIAGNVATAEATEELIRAGADAIKVGIGPGSICTTRIVAGIGVPQLTAILDCARVAKKYDIPIIADGGIRYSGDIVKALAAGAESVMLGSIFAGTEESPGETVLYQGRKYKVYRGMGSIGAMKSGSADRYFQSENQKFVPEGVEGMVPYKGAVKDVVYQLVGGLRAGMGYVGAKTIQELQQKAKFIRVTQASIKESHPHDIIITKEPPNYWSTQ is encoded by the coding sequence ATGGAGAAGAAAAAAAGCGTTGCTAAGCGAAGTTCTAAGGATAATGAGCTGGAAAGTAAGTTTTTTTTCAAAGAAGCGCTTACATTTGACGATGTTTTATTAGTGCCTCAATACAGTGAAGTGCTGCCATCAGATACAGATGTTTCAACTCGTTTGACTCGCTTGATAAGGCTCAATATCCCTCTTGTTAGTGCTGCAATGGATACCGTTACGGAAAGTGAACTAGCAAAAGCTTTAGCACGCGAAGGTGGAATTGGTATCATTCATAAAAACCTCTCTATCAAAGAGCAGGCGCATCAAGTGGAAGTAGTCAAAAGAACGGAGAATGGGGTAATCGAAAACCCTGTCGTTATTCATCCGGAAGACACAGTTTTCAATGCACTGAAGTTGATGGCAGAGTATAAGATTGGTGGGTTTCCCGTTGTAGATGATGAAGGGCATTTGGTCGGTTTGTTAACTAACAGAGATGTAAGGTTTGAAAAGGACATCAAGAAAAAGGTTAAGGAACTTATGACGCCAAGGCAAAAACTAATTGTGGCGAAACCTGGAATATCTCTGGAAAAAGCTAAAGAAATACTTCATGAGAACAGGATAGAAAAGCTACCACTTGTCGATGAGAACAATAAGCTCTTAGGACTTATAACGATAAAAGATGTTCTCAGCGTTATAGAACACCCAAATGCAGCAAGAGACCAGAAAGGTAGGTTACTTGTGGGAGCTGCGGTTGGCACAGGGAAGGATACTTTTGAACGTGTTGAAGCTCTTGTAAAAGCGGGTGTTGATGTCATTGTTGTTGATACGGCCCACGGGCATTCGAAAAAGGTTATCGAGACGGTTAAAGCTATTAAGAAAGCTTATCCCGAACTGCAAGTGATTGCAGGGAATGTTGCAACAGCCGAAGCAACAGAAGAACTTATTAGGGCCGGTGCAGATGCTATAAAGGTTGGAATAGGTCCAGGTTCGATATGCACCACACGAATAGTCGCCGGAATCGGCGTTCCACAATTGACTGCCATATTGGATTGTGCTCGGGTGGCCAAAAAATATGATATTCCAATAATAGCTGATGGAGGTATAAGATACTCTGGAGATATCGTTAAAGCACTTGCAGCAGGTGCTGAGAGTGTAATGCTTGGAAGCATATTCGCTGGCACGGAAGAATCGCCCGGCGAAACGGTACTTTATCAGGGTAGGAAATACAAAGTTTACAGAGGTATGGGTTCTATAGGTGCTATGAAATCTGGAAGTGCAGACAGATATTTTCAGAGTGAGAATCAAAAGTTTGTGCCAGAGGGCGTTGAAGGGATGGTGCCTTACAAAGGGGCGGTCAAAGATGTTGTCTATCAATTAGTTGGTGGACTAAGAGCTGGAATGGGCTACGTTGGGGCTAAGACTATTCAAGAACTACAACAAAAAGCTAAATTCATTAGGGTTACGCAAGCATCGATTAAAGAAAGTCATCCACACGATATTATTATTACAAAAGAACCACCAAACTACTGGAGTACTCAGTGA
- a CDS encoding DUF2089 domain-containing protein translates to MLPRCPVCGKPMKVVQLRCDDDGVTVSGAFEAPAFAYLDEEDTRFIMMFLRTKGNLKEMERLTGIGYFALRGRLDKVLEKMGLTPIEEEEEQVNSEDVFKLLKEKKITVEEAISILKKKRGENDGRTSE, encoded by the coding sequence ATGCTACCGAGATGTCCGGTATGCGGGAAGCCAATGAAAGTTGTGCAGCTTAGATGTGATGATGATGGTGTTACCGTTAGTGGCGCGTTTGAAGCACCCGCATTTGCATACTTAGATGAAGAAGACACAAGATTCATTATGATGTTTCTCAGAACAAAGGGTAACTTGAAAGAGATGGAACGGCTAACAGGTATCGGATATTTCGCATTGAGAGGAAGGCTTGACAAAGTCTTAGAAAAGATGGGGCTCACGCCAATAGAAGAGGAAGAAGAACAGGTTAACTCTGAGGATGTCTTCAAGCTTCTGAAAGAGAAGAAAATCACCGTTGAAGAGGCCATATCTATTTTAAAAAAGAAAAGAGGTGAAAACGATGGGAGAACTTCCGAATGA
- a CDS encoding 3-methyl-2-oxobutanoate dehydrogenase subunit VorB, protein MSERVLVKGTEAIGEAAIRAGCRLFFGYPITPQNELPEYMSKRMPEVGGTFLQTESEVATINMVYGAACTGTRVMTSTSSPGFSLMQEGISYMACAQLPAVLVNVVRGGPGLGDIQPSQGDYWQATKGGGHGDYKLIVLAPSTVQEAVDLTYLAFDLADEYRNPVLIIADGVIGQMMEPVTFPEFRDLNTLPNHGSWALTGAKGREKHIVVSFDIDPYVLEKMNLELVEKYKKIEAKEKRWEEYKLDDAEVVITAFGTVARIAKSVVEQARKEGIKVGLFRPITLWPFPYERLEEISRGKKLIFDVEMNMGQMLEDVKLAVKDHAPIEYYGRLGGVVPTPDEILQALKSKLGR, encoded by the coding sequence ATGAGCGAAAGAGTTTTGGTAAAGGGAACGGAAGCAATAGGTGAAGCAGCGATACGTGCAGGTTGTCGTTTGTTTTTTGGTTACCCAATAACACCACAGAATGAACTACCTGAATACATGTCGAAAAGAATGCCAGAAGTTGGTGGAACTTTCTTACAGACAGAAAGTGAAGTTGCAACCATTAATATGGTATATGGTGCAGCATGCACGGGCACAAGAGTTATGACATCTACATCTTCACCAGGTTTTAGCTTGATGCAGGAAGGCATTTCTTACATGGCATGTGCACAGTTACCAGCAGTTCTCGTCAATGTTGTGCGTGGTGGACCTGGGCTTGGAGACATTCAACCCTCGCAAGGAGACTATTGGCAAGCAACCAAAGGTGGAGGTCACGGAGATTATAAGCTTATTGTTCTTGCACCGTCAACAGTGCAGGAAGCAGTTGACCTGACATATCTTGCATTTGACCTTGCTGATGAATACAGAAATCCGGTATTGATAATCGCCGATGGTGTTATTGGTCAGATGATGGAACCAGTCACATTCCCTGAGTTCAGGGATTTAAATACGTTACCCAATCACGGGAGCTGGGCTTTAACAGGTGCCAAAGGGAGAGAAAAACATATAGTTGTATCATTTGATATTGACCCATATGTTTTGGAAAAAATGAACCTTGAGCTTGTTGAAAAATACAAAAAAATTGAAGCGAAAGAGAAACGTTGGGAAGAATATAAACTAGATGATGCAGAAGTGGTCATTACTGCGTTTGGAACAGTGGCAAGAATTGCTAAAAGCGTTGTTGAACAAGCAAGGAAGGAAGGTATAAAGGTTGGACTATTCAGACCTATTACACTATGGCCATTCCCATACGAACGACTTGAAGAAATTTCGAGAGGCAAGAAATTGATTTTTGATGTTGAAATGAACATGGGACAGATGTTGGAAGATGTTAAACTTGCAGTGAAAGACCATGCGCCAATTGAATACTACGGAAGGCTCGGAGGAGTTGTGCCAACACCAGACGAAATACTCCAAGCATTAAAATCTAAGCTCGGGAGGTAA
- a CDS encoding SHOCT-like domain-containing protein, translating into MDKAELRQVLEAVERGEISPEDAEKLIEAIYNKENEEKSKEEEFVEVTEEIEENKEIHRNISMTSGKLIIKGKVNGDVSVVNSIVEIHGIINGDLNAVRSKIIWAGGKVEGDVNSILSKEEGTPNVSGKHNVIAFEVPFVEKLSKKMTFKSDKEIFIEGEQKIEFLKKEKVIVNGKLSAVSIECDKLILTGTLGVVDLRAGDVVISTNGILASERIEAERIVNNGECNSKILETERITNSGVIKTDEIKCESVENSGTIITNTCIGEEIDNKGSVECQELRFEEVSNRGKLKVEKLFAEKLNNSGELQVKELNLEELYNTGQLNAKILESDYVENKGKIIAEEFSCEELKGNPIIKLD; encoded by the coding sequence ATGGATAAAGCAGAATTAAGACAAGTGTTAGAAGCGGTCGAAAGAGGAGAAATAAGCCCAGAAGATGCTGAAAAATTGATAGAAGCGATTTACAATAAAGAAAATGAGGAAAAAAGCAAAGAAGAAGAGTTTGTAGAAGTAACAGAGGAAATTGAAGAGAACAAAGAAATACACCGAAATATTTCCATGACCAGCGGAAAACTTATAATCAAAGGTAAAGTCAACGGAGACGTATCTGTAGTAAACAGTATCGTCGAAATCCATGGTATTATAAACGGAGATTTGAACGCCGTAAGGTCCAAGATAATCTGGGCCGGAGGGAAGGTAGAAGGAGATGTAAATTCAATACTCTCAAAAGAGGAAGGCACTCCGAATGTCTCTGGAAAACACAATGTTATAGCATTTGAGGTTCCTTTTGTTGAAAAATTGTCTAAAAAGATGACTTTTAAATCCGACAAGGAAATTTTCATTGAAGGAGAACAAAAAATAGAGTTTCTAAAGAAAGAAAAAGTTATAGTAAACGGAAAACTATCAGCCGTTTCAATCGAATGCGATAAGCTTATTTTAACAGGAACTTTAGGGGTAGTAGATTTAAGAGCAGGCGATGTGGTTATCTCTACGAATGGTATACTAGCTTCAGAAAGGATAGAAGCTGAGAGAATTGTCAATAATGGTGAGTGCAATTCGAAGATTTTAGAAACAGAAAGAATCACAAACTCAGGTGTTATCAAAACAGACGAAATCAAATGCGAAAGTGTAGAGAATTCAGGCACGATAATAACAAACACTTGTATTGGGGAAGAAATCGACAACAAAGGCTCAGTCGAATGTCAGGAATTGCGTTTTGAAGAAGTCAGCAACAGAGGTAAGTTAAAAGTTGAGAAATTATTTGCAGAAAAGCTAAACAACTCGGGAGAATTGCAAGTGAAAGAATTAAACTTGGAAGAACTTTATAACACCGGACAACTAAATGCGAAAATTCTTGAAAGTGATTATGTTGAAAATAAAGGAAAAATCATTGCTGAGGAATTTAGCTGCGAAGAACTAAAAGGTAATCCCATAATTAAATTGGATTGA
- the rpsT gene encoding 30S ribosomal protein S20 — MPNTKSAAKRVRVSEKRRILNKAYKTSMKNKIKAVLKAIAEGKSVEEVQQLFRVAQSAIDKAARRGAIHKNQASRRKSRLAAKVKAYVAAKEQGV; from the coding sequence ATGCCTAACACAAAGTCAGCGGCAAAACGTGTAAGAGTGTCTGAGAAAAGAAGGATACTCAACAAAGCTTACAAAACCAGTATGAAAAACAAGATTAAAGCTGTTCTCAAAGCTATAGCTGAAGGCAAGTCTGTTGAAGAAGTACAACAGCTCTTCAGAGTAGCTCAAAGCGCTATCGATAAGGCGGCAAGAAGGGGCGCAATTCACAAGAACCAAGCAAGCAGGAGGAAATCAAGACTAGCAGCAAAGGTTAAAGCTTACGTTGCTGCTAAAGAGCAAGGGGTGTAA
- a CDS encoding ZPR1-type zinc finger protein — translation MAKNYAFIGLFGSGKTEVAINWALKLKEEHKKVAIIDGDIISPYFRTRDIAEVLEKAGLVTVYPKGALRNADLPIITGAAIGYLLNPEFKAVVDVGGEENGVVVLGYLKPYLGDAEISMVVNIARPFSSTVDGIIRAYEQLRRIARVKVDYLINNTNLSYETTPDIIRKGEEILSKVSEIIEVPVKWTVVPDFIKEDDFKYPVFRIHRFMKMEMI, via the coding sequence ATGGCAAAGAATTACGCATTTATCGGTTTGTTTGGAAGTGGTAAGACAGAAGTAGCAATCAACTGGGCTTTGAAACTGAAGGAAGAGCACAAAAAAGTTGCAATTATAGACGGCGACATTATTTCTCCATACTTCAGGACAAGAGATATTGCCGAGGTCCTCGAAAAAGCAGGACTTGTGACAGTTTATCCAAAAGGAGCATTAAGGAACGCAGATTTACCAATTATCACAGGTGCTGCGATTGGTTACCTTTTGAATCCTGAGTTTAAAGCAGTTGTAGACGTTGGAGGAGAAGAAAACGGTGTTGTTGTGCTAGGTTACTTGAAACCTTACCTTGGTGATGCAGAAATAAGCATGGTTGTAAACATTGCAAGACCATTTTCTTCAACAGTTGATGGGATAATCAGAGCATACGAACAGTTGAGAAGGATTGCAAGAGTTAAGGTGGATTACCTAATTAACAACACAAATTTATCGTACGAAACCACACCAGACATTATAAGAAAAGGAGAAGAAATACTTTCCAAAGTTTCTGAAATTATCGAGGTTCCTGTGAAGTGGACAGTTGTTCCAGATTTTATCAAAGAAGATGATTTCAAGTATCCTGTATTTAGGATTCATCGTTTCATGAAAATGGAAATGATTTGA
- the hfq gene encoding RNA chaperone Hfq — MAKEKFNLQDRFLNIVRTRKIEVKVYLVNGFQAKGIVRSFDNFTVLLENGRQQMLIYKHAISTIQPAQYIMLMKTEEQEGEQQEQDQQGFEETQE, encoded by the coding sequence GTGGCAAAAGAGAAGTTTAACCTTCAGGATCGTTTTCTGAACATTGTTAGAACTCGGAAGATAGAGGTGAAGGTTTATTTAGTTAACGGTTTTCAAGCCAAGGGTATTGTTAGGTCCTTTGACAACTTTACTGTTCTTTTAGAAAACGGTAGGCAACAGATGCTTATTTACAAGCACGCTATTAGTACAATTCAACCAGCTCAGTACATCATGCTAATGAAAACGGAGGAACAAGAGGGCGAACAGCAAGAGCAAGACCAACAAGGGTTTGAAGAAACGCAAGAGTAG
- a CDS encoding 2-oxoacid:acceptor oxidoreductase family protein, translating to MTTRMIFAGFGGQGVMLMGQIISLAGMLQGKNVTWMPSYGPEMRGGTANCTVVISDEPVASPVTSSAEVIVAMNIPSLLKFEPAVTENGYLFINQSVVDREPTRKDIHVVKIPCNEIADELGNLKVANMVMLGAVVGAMNVVDVDSVFKALEKKLAGGKASLIEINKQAILKGIEIAKSQL from the coding sequence ATGACAACAAGGATGATATTTGCCGGCTTTGGTGGACAAGGTGTTATGTTGATGGGGCAAATCATATCCTTAGCGGGAATGCTCCAGGGTAAGAACGTTACTTGGATGCCATCATATGGACCTGAGATGAGGGGAGGAACCGCGAATTGTACCGTTGTTATAAGTGACGAACCTGTTGCATCTCCTGTGACTAGCAGTGCAGAAGTTATTGTTGCGATGAATATACCGTCCCTTCTGAAATTTGAACCTGCTGTTACGGAAAATGGATATCTTTTCATCAATCAGTCGGTTGTAGATAGGGAACCCACCAGGAAGGACATACACGTTGTAAAAATACCTTGTAATGAAATTGCTGATGAATTAGGAAATCTAAAAGTTGCAAACATGGTTATGCTTGGTGCCGTTGTTGGTGCAATGAATGTTGTTGATGTCGATAGTGTCTTCAAAGCTCTTGAGAAAAAACTTGCCGGAGGAAAAGCCTCGCTTATTGAGATTAACAAGCAAGCGATTTTAAAAGGTATTGAGATAGCAAAAAGCCAGCTGTGA
- the hflX gene encoding GTPase HflX: MTQFRRKGIIVAITQAFDYKTKESVEELELLCKTLDIEILDTIIQRREKPDPATYVGSGKLEKVKNFCEEHQIDVVIFDDEITPIQQRNIENVLSVPILDRTQVILEIFSRHATTHEGKLQVEMAKLIYELPRLRGKGLYLSNPGAGIGTRGPGETALELDKRRVKQRISTLRKELAKLKLNRENARKSRLESGYYLVSIVGYTNAGKSTLLSSISGEKDIFVSDKLFSTLNPTIRKVKLPSGRSCLVGDTVGFISKLPHTLVEAFHSTLEEILYSDLLLLVVDISDPFYKDKIRASYSVLEEIGAHEKPIILVFNKIDVLPGDKLELIRYEYPNGVFISAKQGKGLDGLFSKMEEYFKSFDVRVKLRISHSDYGLISKYFEYVTIEKLDSLGDFDFVQISGPESIVLKIEHILNAKVENFYL; this comes from the coding sequence ATGACACAGTTTAGGAGAAAAGGAATAATAGTAGCAATAACGCAGGCTTTCGATTATAAAACTAAGGAATCTGTTGAAGAATTAGAGTTGTTGTGTAAGACACTGGATATAGAGATTTTGGACACAATAATTCAACGCAGAGAAAAACCAGACCCGGCAACTTACGTCGGTAGTGGGAAACTTGAGAAGGTAAAAAACTTTTGTGAAGAACACCAAATTGATGTAGTTATCTTTGATGATGAAATAACACCAATTCAACAAAGAAACATAGAAAATGTTTTAAGTGTTCCTATCCTTGATAGAACGCAGGTAATCCTTGAAATTTTTTCCAGGCATGCAACGACTCACGAAGGGAAGCTACAAGTGGAAATGGCAAAACTTATTTATGAATTGCCTCGACTGAGAGGAAAAGGTTTGTATTTGTCAAATCCTGGCGCAGGTATAGGTACGAGGGGTCCGGGTGAAACTGCGCTTGAACTTGATAAAAGAAGGGTAAAGCAAAGAATTTCAACTTTGAGAAAGGAACTCGCAAAATTAAAACTCAACAGAGAAAATGCAAGGAAGTCCAGATTAGAAAGCGGATATTACCTTGTTTCAATTGTTGGTTATACGAACGCTGGGAAAAGTACGTTGTTGAGTTCAATTTCAGGTGAAAAAGACATCTTTGTTTCAGATAAACTCTTTTCCACATTAAATCCAACTATCCGAAAGGTTAAATTACCGAGTGGTCGAAGTTGCCTTGTTGGAGATACAGTAGGGTTCATAAGTAAGCTACCTCACACACTTGTTGAGGCTTTTCACTCAACACTGGAAGAAATACTCTATTCGGACCTGTTGTTGCTTGTTGTTGATATTTCGGATCCATTTTACAAAGACAAAATCCGCGCCTCATACAGCGTGTTAGAAGAAATTGGAGCTCACGAAAAGCCAATAATTCTTGTTTTTAATAAAATAGATGTGCTGCCAGGTGATAAACTTGAGCTTATAAGGTACGAATACCCTAATGGGGTTTTCATATCCGCGAAACAAGGAAAGGGCTTGGATGGGTTGTTCTCAAAGATGGAGGAATATTTTAAATCTTTTGATGTCCGCGTGAAGCTCAGAATAAGCCATTCAGATTATGGATTAATTTCTAAGTATTTTGAATACGTGACTATAGAGAAGTTGGATTCTTTAGGTGATTTTGATTTTGTCCAAATAAGTGGACCTGAGAGTATTGTGCTCAAAATAGAACATATTTTAAATGCAAAGGTTGAGAATTTTTATCTCTAA
- a CDS encoding 4Fe-4S dicluster domain-containing protein produces MPKVRGKIEINQERCKGCGLCISVCPMKVIEFSDSFNSKGYHPAEPKHVEKCIACGFCYNMCPDVCITVYREVESA; encoded by the coding sequence ATGCCGAAGGTTAGAGGAAAGATAGAGATTAATCAGGAAAGATGCAAAGGTTGTGGATTGTGTATAAGCGTTTGTCCGATGAAAGTTATTGAGTTTAGCGATTCGTTCAATTCAAAAGGTTATCACCCCGCGGAACCTAAGCATGTTGAAAAATGTATTGCCTGTGGCTTTTGTTACAATATGTGTCCTGATGTTTGTATAACAGTTTACCGAGAAGTAGAAAGTGCTTGA
- a CDS encoding thiamine pyrophosphate-dependent enzyme → MAFEVILKKPEALTEREFTYCPGCTHGIIHRLIAEVIDELGIREKTIAVAPIGCSVFAYHFFTTDATVAAHGRAPAVATGIKRARPDLYVFTYQGDGDLAAIGTAEIVHAANRGEKITTIFVNNAIYGMTGGQMAPTTLLGMKTTTTPYGRSAENDGYPLHVAEIIKEARGVAFLARTKVNTPQDVVKTKKAIKKAFLAQIKGLGFGMVEVLSTCPTNWGIDPVSALKWLEQHMVPEYPLGVFVDKVGDEQ, encoded by the coding sequence ATGGCATTTGAAGTCATATTGAAAAAGCCGGAAGCATTAACTGAAAGAGAATTCACATACTGTCCAGGATGTACCCATGGAATCATTCATAGGTTAATTGCAGAGGTTATTGATGAACTTGGTATAAGAGAGAAGACTATAGCAGTAGCTCCTATTGGTTGTTCAGTATTTGCGTATCATTTCTTTACCACTGACGCAACAGTTGCGGCGCATGGTAGAGCACCTGCTGTCGCTACTGGTATCAAAAGGGCAAGGCCAGACCTTTACGTATTCACATATCAGGGGGACGGAGACCTCGCAGCTATAGGAACTGCGGAAATTGTTCATGCGGCAAACAGAGGTGAAAAGATTACAACTATCTTTGTAAACAACGCAATTTACGGAATGACAGGTGGACAGATGGCACCTACCACGCTATTAGGTATGAAAACAACAACGACACCTTACGGCAGAAGTGCTGAAAACGATGGCTATCCGCTTCACGTTGCTGAAATCATAAAAGAAGCTCGCGGTGTTGCGTTCTTGGCTAGGACAAAAGTTAATACACCTCAGGATGTTGTAAAAACAAAGAAAGCAATAAAGAAGGCGTTCTTGGCTCAAATAAAAGGTTTGGGATTTGGAATGGTTGAGGTACTATCCACATGCCCAACGAACTGGGGTATTGACCCCGTTTCAGCACTCAAATGGTTGGAACAACACATGGTTCCGGAATACCCACTTGGAGTATTTGTTGACAAGGTAGGGGATGAACAATGA